Proteins encoded in a region of the Elusimicrobiota bacterium genome:
- a CDS encoding GIY-YIG nuclease family protein has translation MWYVYLIECENRSLYTGITDNLERRFQEHKIGKGAKYTRIYRPLKLVYFEEHKDKGSALSRESQIKKWTKQKKLALINKDFELLKKL, from the coding sequence GTGTGGTATGTTTATTTAATTGAATGTGAGAATAGGAGCTTGTATACAGGGATTACTGATAACCTTGAAAGGCGATTTCAGGAACATAAAATCGGAAAGGGAGCAAAATACACGAGAATTTATAGACCTCTTAAACTAGTATATTTTGAGGAACATAAAGATAAAGGTTCTGCGTTATCTAGAGAAAGCCAAATAAAGAAATGGACAAAACAAAAGAAATTGGCTTTAATCAATAAAGATTTTGAACTATTAAAAAAATTATAA